The genomic interval TTTTCACGGTTTCCAAGAGCCGAGCCTCTCAGGCTGGACCGAGGCCGAAGGAAGAGTGCTCCTGGCCGGTGAGCCAGTCATCGCGGCTGCCGGACCGTATTTGGTTCATGTTGAGTTCATACGACGTGCGCATGAGTGTGCCTCTACGGTTCGAATCTGATGACCAGATCGGTCCAGGTCTCGATAAACGCCTCGTTCTCGGTGGCGGGCATCCATCGCGTGTCTTTGGCGGCCGCCAGGGCCGCCTCGTCGAAGCCGGTTCCTACGGGTCCGCCGTCGAGCTTGACCTCCTTGACGTTGCCGTCGACCCCGATCAGCACCTTGACTCGGACTTGTGCCCTTAGCGCTTGCCGTCGGGCGGCCATCGGGTATCTCGGCCGCGGCAGGCGGATGAGCTGTGCCTCAGTCCTCTGGACGATCTCGGGTTCCGGCTCGCTGATTGGGGGCAGGAGCGCTAATTCTTGCGCCCCGTCGGCGTTTTCGTTGGGGAGTGCGAGGCTGTCTTCAAAATCGGCAGCGAAGTTCTCAGCTTCGTAGTCGGGCTCGGAAGCGTCGTCGATCGGCGGGGCTTCACTCAACCGGCTCGACCCGAGCGGTGCCGCGGGAGCTTCTAGTGCCGAGGGCTCGAATCGCTGCTGCCGTGGTCCGGATACTGTTGCCGCAGACTTGTCGATTGTCGGGATCAGACGTGGCGCAATGGAGTCCATGTTCTCTATTGCGGTGACCACGAGAAGGGCGAGAGTGACTGCGCCAAAGGATACGCTGAACCCCACCTTGAACGGACTGCGCTCGGAGGTCTGCCTTGACTCGGTGACGACTGGAGTGTCGCGTTCGAGGGGTTCGCCCGATTCGGTGGTGGACGGATTGTCAAACTTGGCGTGGTTTAGTTCGCCGTGCATCGTACAAAGCTCCAGGTGACCCGGACGTCTGAGTCTAGATCGCTCTCGTCCACCGGACAGCGCAGTTCTTCACTCAGACTGGAGATTGGCTTTTCTGGGACGCTGGGCCTTGGAGCGCCCAATCCGGCGGTCTGGCTCTCGAGAGCCGCGCCATTTGTACCCGTCCCGCGCCGTCGAGCAGGGTCTGAGCGGAGGAGGAGAGCCGGCGCCGATAGTTCTCGACCTGAAGCGGCGAGCAGTAGCACTCGTGGCGGCGATCGCCGTGATGGCCGCACGGGCAGGGTTGCGTTCCCACAACGTCCAGCTGAGAGGACGGAAACCGGTGCCCGAGGGGTATCCGCGCGTTCCGAGGCCACTTCACGGCCCAAGACCACGCGCCGCTGAAAACCGATTTCCTACTCCGCGACCCCCGGTTGGGAGTAGGATCGAGGATCAGAGCGTGGTTAGGGTCTCACGAAGGGAGGGCGAATGTCTGAGAGCGATCGCGTCAACGGAGCGGTCTTTTCCTACTACGAGCGGCTCGGCAACGTGAGGTCGTTCGTCGAGCAGAACCTGGCGGAACCGATCGGGGTTCCGCGAGCAGCCAAGGTGGCAGGGCTTTCGCCGGGCTATTTCGGGAGCTTCTTCAAGGCAAAGACCGGCGTGCGTTTCGATAGCTGGCTG from bacterium carries:
- a CDS encoding energy transducer TonB, which codes for MHGELNHAKFDNPSTTESGEPLERDTPVVTESRQTSERSPFKVGFSVSFGAVTLALLVVTAIENMDSIAPRLIPTIDKSAATVSGPRQQRFEPSALEAPAAPLGSSRLSEAPPIDDASEPDYEAENFAADFEDSLALPNENADGAQELALLPPISEPEPEIVQRTEAQLIRLPRPRYPMAARRQALRAQVRVKVLIGVDGNVKEVKLDGGPVGTGFDEAALAAAKDTRWMPATENEAFIETWTDLVIRFEP
- a CDS encoding helix-turn-helix transcriptional regulator is translated as MSESDRVNGAVFSYYERLGNVRSFVEQNLAEPIGVPRAAKVAGLSPGYFGSFFKAKTGVRFDSWLASLRIERAKERLCRRNESITQLAYSLGFRELRTFERSFKRVTGQSPQAFKRSHRPG